The following are encoded in a window of Flavobacterium sp. WC2421 genomic DNA:
- a CDS encoding OmpA family protein, which produces MIKRISLGLLIMALSTSCVSKKIYTDLENKYTDLKKENRTLSDDKDALLKDKNQLELDQSALKTDLDKVKQERDKWLAENSALQSKMDLLQESYKALEKNSNEALQANMGKNRDLLAQLDAKGKALAIEQERLNKSSQRLQEMESLIAAKEAAMKKLKETLSKALNSFEGKGLTVEQKNGKVYVSMENKLLFNSGSYSVGAEGKKAVVELGKVLGDNPDISVLIEGHTDDDGFSSSGPIANNWDLSTKRATAIVAILSENKAINKQNLTAAGRGEFSPLASNATPEGKAKNRRIEIILTPRLDEIAEMLNEIN; this is translated from the coding sequence ATGATAAAAAGAATCTCCCTTGGATTATTAATTATGGCACTATCCACTTCTTGTGTGTCTAAGAAAATATATACGGATTTAGAAAACAAGTATACCGACTTAAAAAAGGAAAACAGAACCTTATCTGATGATAAAGATGCGTTGCTGAAAGATAAAAATCAGTTGGAACTGGATCAGTCTGCGTTAAAAACAGATTTGGATAAAGTAAAACAAGAGCGCGATAAATGGCTTGCAGAGAACAGTGCTTTACAAAGTAAAATGGATCTTTTGCAAGAATCGTATAAAGCATTAGAGAAAAACAGTAATGAGGCTTTGCAGGCTAACATGGGTAAAAATCGTGATTTATTGGCTCAACTGGATGCTAAAGGAAAAGCTTTGGCGATAGAACAAGAACGTTTAAATAAAAGTTCGCAACGTTTGCAAGAAATGGAATCTTTGATTGCTGCCAAAGAAGCGGCTATGAAAAAGTTGAAAGAAACATTGTCTAAAGCGTTAAACAGTTTTGAAGGAAAAGGATTGACGGTAGAGCAAAAAAACGGAAAGGTGTATGTTTCTATGGAAAACAAATTGCTTTTTAATTCTGGTAGTTATTCAGTAGGTGCCGAAGGAAAAAAAGCGGTTGTAGAACTAGGAAAAGTTTTGGGTGACAATCCAGATATTTCGGTTTTGATTGAAGGACACACGGATGATGATGGTTTTTCTAGCTCAGGGCCAATTGCTAATAACTGGGATTTATCAACTAAAAGAGCAACTGCAATTGTGGCTATTTTGAGTGAAAACAAAGCAATCAACAAGCAAAATCTTACGGCTGCAGGAAGAGGAGAGTTTTCTCCACTAGCTAGCAACGCTACCCCTGAAGGGAAAGCGAAGAATCGAAGAATCGAAATTATTCTTACTCCAAGATTGGATGAAATTGCTGAAATGTTGAATGAAATCAATTAA
- a CDS encoding exodeoxyribonuclease III — MKIISYNVNGIRAAISKGFIDWLQQADPDVICLQEIKATPEQLPLLDFELAGYPYHYWFPATKKGYSGVAILSKIKPNNVVFGTGIEHMDFEGRNLRVDFDDVSVMSLYLPSGTNSERLSHKFMFMDDFQNYITELKKEIPNLVICGDYNICHEAIDIHDPVRNKKTSGFLPEERAWLDAFLKNGFIDSFRFLNKEPDNYTWWTMRFPTARLNNKGWRIDYCLVSEPLRDRIKRALILPEAKHSDHCPVLVEIE; from the coding sequence ATGAAGATTATTTCTTATAATGTAAATGGAATTCGTGCAGCAATTTCAAAAGGATTTATAGATTGGTTGCAACAAGCTGATCCCGATGTGATTTGCTTGCAGGAAATTAAGGCAACACCCGAGCAACTTCCATTGTTGGATTTTGAGCTTGCGGGTTATCCCTATCATTATTGGTTTCCTGCTACTAAAAAAGGATACAGTGGTGTGGCGATTTTATCGAAAATAAAACCAAACAATGTCGTTTTTGGTACAGGAATTGAGCACATGGATTTTGAAGGACGTAATCTACGTGTTGATTTTGATGATGTATCAGTAATGAGTTTGTATTTGCCATCAGGAACAAATAGCGAAAGGTTAAGTCATAAATTTATGTTTATGGATGACTTTCAAAATTATATTACGGAATTGAAAAAGGAAATTCCAAACTTGGTGATTTGTGGAGATTATAATATTTGTCATGAAGCAATAGATATTCATGATCCGGTTAGGAATAAAAAAACATCTGGGTTTTTACCCGAAGAGAGAGCTTGGCTTGATGCATTTTTAAAAAATGGATTTATTGACAGTTTCCGTTTTTTAAACAAAGAACCAGATAATTATACTTGGTGGACTATGCGTTTTCCTACTGCAAGATTGAATAATAAAGGTTGGCGTATTGACTATTGTTTAGTAAGCGAACCTTTGAGAGATAGAATAAAAAGAGCACTAATTTTACCCGAGGCAAAACATTCTGACCATTGTCCCGTTTTAGTAGAAATAGAATAA
- a CDS encoding GNAT family N-acyltransferase, whose protein sequence is MGLVTAKEVAKAINAEKYGVLGTFTGWLLMKVLKISTLNKFYDSNKHLKDVEFLNAIIDDLQIKFEIPEEDLKRLPKEGAYITISNHPLGGIDGVLLLKLMLEREPNFKIIANFLLHRIAPLKDYIMPVNPFENHKDVKSSVVGIKETLRHLSDGKPLGMFPAGEVSSYKDGQLMVDKPWEEGAIKVIRKAQVPVVPIYFHAKNSRLFYLLSKISDTFRTAKLPSEVFSQKHRVIKVRIGKPISVAEQNEHVSIEAYSEFLRKKTYMLANPFEKESKLLNTPSLKIPKSPKEIVTPANGEKMIAEVNALRDTDCRLLQSKNYEVFFAEASKIPNVLHEIGRLREITFREVGEGTNESIDLDKFDQYYHHLFLWDEDAKKIAGAYRMGLGSEIYPKYGMEGFYLNELFRFEPELHDMMSKSIEMGRAFIIKEYQQKPMPLFLLWKGIIHTTLRFPEHKFLLGGVSISNQFSDFSKSLMIEFMKSNYYDPYIAQYIHPKKAYKVKLKDADKDFIFDEAESDLNKFDKIIDELEPGVLRLPVLIKKYIKQNAKVVAFNVDPLFNNAVDGLMYIRIADIPESTMKPVMEEFQAELERKLVDKED, encoded by the coding sequence ATGGGTTTAGTTACCGCCAAAGAAGTTGCAAAAGCAATAAATGCTGAAAAATACGGAGTTTTAGGAACTTTTACGGGTTGGTTATTAATGAAAGTGTTAAAAATTTCTACTCTTAATAAATTTTATGATAGCAACAAACATTTAAAGGACGTAGAGTTCTTAAATGCTATTATTGACGATCTACAAATAAAATTCGAAATTCCAGAAGAAGACTTAAAACGATTGCCAAAAGAGGGCGCTTATATCACCATTTCAAACCACCCACTAGGCGGAATTGATGGTGTTTTGTTATTGAAATTAATGCTCGAAAGAGAACCAAATTTCAAGATTATTGCTAATTTTCTTTTGCATCGTATTGCCCCTTTGAAAGATTACATCATGCCTGTTAATCCGTTTGAAAACCATAAGGATGTCAAATCAAGCGTGGTAGGAATTAAGGAGACATTACGCCACCTAAGTGACGGAAAACCTCTAGGAATGTTCCCGGCTGGAGAAGTTTCCAGTTATAAAGACGGGCAACTCATGGTGGACAAGCCATGGGAAGAAGGAGCTATAAAAGTAATTCGAAAAGCACAAGTACCTGTTGTACCAATTTATTTTCATGCTAAAAACAGCAGACTTTTTTATCTTCTTTCTAAAATTAGCGACACGTTCCGCACGGCTAAACTACCTTCAGAAGTTTTTAGCCAAAAACATCGTGTGATAAAAGTGCGTATTGGAAAACCTATTTCGGTAGCGGAGCAAAACGAGCATGTATCGATAGAAGCCTACTCTGAATTCTTGAGAAAGAAAACATATATGTTAGCTAATCCATTTGAAAAGGAAAGTAAATTACTGAATACGCCAAGTTTAAAAATACCAAAAAGTCCAAAAGAAATCGTTACTCCTGCTAATGGAGAAAAAATGATTGCCGAAGTAAATGCGTTAAGAGATACGGACTGCCGACTATTACAAAGTAAAAACTACGAAGTCTTTTTTGCGGAAGCAAGCAAAATACCTAATGTTCTTCATGAAATTGGCCGCTTGAGAGAAATCACTTTTAGAGAAGTGGGAGAAGGAACAAATGAATCTATTGATTTAGACAAATTTGACCAATATTACCATCATTTATTCCTTTGGGATGAAGATGCTAAGAAAATTGCTGGTGCTTATAGAATGGGATTGGGTTCTGAAATTTATCCAAAATACGGAATGGAAGGTTTTTACTTGAATGAACTTTTCCGTTTTGAACCTGAGTTGCATGATATGATGTCTAAATCTATCGAAATGGGCCGAGCTTTTATCATCAAAGAATACCAACAAAAACCAATGCCTCTTTTCTTATTATGGAAAGGAATTATTCATACGACTTTGCGTTTTCCAGAGCACAAATTCTTGCTTGGCGGTGTGAGTATTAGCAATCAATTCTCAGATTTTTCTAAATCATTGATGATTGAGTTTATGAAATCAAATTATTACGATCCCTACATTGCACAATACATCCACCCAAAGAAAGCATATAAGGTAAAACTAAAAGACGCCGATAAAGATTTCATTTTTGACGAAGCCGAATCGGATTTAAATAAATTTGATAAAATTATTGATGAGCTTGAGCCTGGTGTGTTACGTTTGCCGGTATTGATCAAAAAATACATTAAGCAAAATGCGAAAGTAGTGGCTTTCAATGTAGATCCCTTGTTCAACAATGCTGTTGATGGATTAATGTACATTAGAATTGCTGATATTCCTGAAAGCACAATGAAACCCGTTATGGAAGAGTTTCAAGCAGAACTCGAAAGAAAACTGGTCGATAAGGAAGATTAA
- a CDS encoding TM2 domain-containing protein: MEHSKQEHWNNPQPVEEDNKRLAAGLLAILLGPFGIHKFLLGYTSEGIIWLVISLFTLGSVTGLLGVIEGIIYLTKSDEEFYQTYQVHKKGWF, encoded by the coding sequence ATGGAGCATTCAAAACAAGAACATTGGAACAATCCGCAACCAGTAGAAGAAGACAATAAAAGGCTAGCGGCAGGATTATTAGCGATACTTTTAGGTCCGTTTGGGATTCATAAATTTTTATTGGGATATACTTCCGAAGGAATTATTTGGTTGGTCATTAGTCTTTTTACACTTGGATCTGTTACAGGATTATTAGGGGTAATTGAAGGAATTATTTATTTGACAAAATCGGATGAGGAGTTTTATCAAACGTATCAAGTACATAAAAAAGGTTGGTTTTAA
- a CDS encoding Dabb family protein — MKKVLIITLLIMASCATVNAQKTHNKQLLRHAVMFGWNENTDPAYINKVVAALSDLEHKIPVIKAFEWGTNNSPENLNNGLTHCFTLTFTSEADRDAYLIDPAHKAFVALLNPAPDKVTVFDYWATN, encoded by the coding sequence ATGAAAAAAGTATTAATAATTACGTTACTAATTATGGCAAGTTGTGCTACTGTAAATGCCCAAAAAACCCATAATAAACAATTGCTACGTCATGCGGTTATGTTTGGTTGGAATGAAAATACAGATCCTGCATATATCAATAAAGTGGTAGCTGCATTGAGTGATTTAGAACATAAAATCCCAGTTATAAAGGCATTCGAATGGGGAACTAATAATAGTCCTGAAAACTTAAATAATGGTTTGACGCATTGTTTTACTTTGACATTTACTAGTGAAGCAGATAGGGATGCGTATCTTATTGATCCAGCTCACAAAGCTTTTGTGGCGCTTTTAAATCCTGCACCAGATAAAGTGACGGTTTTTGATTATTGGGCTACAAACTAG
- a CDS encoding DUF6624 domain-containing protein: MKKITNLILLILTTSVSFGQNPSNEYYKLVTKADSLYEAKDYLNSGSVYSRAFEIKGWKIRANDRYNAACSWALAKVPDSSFYQLESKEIKRSYTNYDHTIIDEDLASLHNDKRWAAFLKEVKRNKLKKEAKLNSILVTELKALNDENQNLLKDMPEFVNKNGSNTQKMLAFNKTIDEGKTKIKQKIDAIIAKDGWPSSDLLGLKGEYILSALVMSLDLKDSKKYLPLIKESVKKGESMPEYLAMYEDRFLTMQNKKQIYGTQVGQDPQTKTYYILPLKDPENVDKRRGEIYLSPLSEYIKVWKMKWDAKQYIKDLPSIEKKLGSHYQ, translated from the coding sequence ATGAAAAAAATAACCAATCTTATCCTATTAATCTTAACAACTTCTGTTTCATTCGGACAAAATCCATCCAATGAATATTATAAACTAGTTACTAAAGCAGATTCGCTTTACGAGGCAAAAGACTATTTAAATTCGGGATCGGTATACTCAAGGGCATTTGAAATTAAGGGATGGAAAATTAGAGCCAATGATCGATATAACGCTGCTTGTTCATGGGCATTAGCCAAAGTTCCAGATAGTTCATTTTATCAACTCGAATCAAAGGAAATAAAAAGAAGTTATACAAATTACGATCATACAATTATTGATGAAGATTTAGCTTCTCTTCATAATGACAAACGTTGGGCAGCCTTTTTAAAGGAAGTGAAACGAAATAAACTTAAAAAGGAAGCTAAGCTAAATTCTATTTTGGTAACCGAATTAAAGGCTTTAAATGATGAAAATCAAAATCTTTTAAAGGATATGCCTGAATTTGTAAATAAGAATGGAAGTAATACGCAAAAAATGCTCGCTTTTAATAAAACAATTGATGAGGGAAAGACAAAAATTAAACAAAAAATAGATGCTATTATTGCTAAGGATGGTTGGCCAAGCTCTGATTTATTAGGTTTGAAAGGGGAGTATATTTTATCAGCTCTAGTTATGAGTCTAGATTTAAAAGACAGTAAAAAGTATTTGCCTTTAATTAAGGAGTCTGTTAAAAAAGGAGAGTCAATGCCAGAATATTTGGCAATGTATGAGGATCGATTTCTTACCATGCAAAATAAAAAACAAATTTATGGAACTCAAGTTGGTCAAGATCCGCAAACAAAAACATATTATATTTTACCATTGAAAGATCCAGAGAATGTTGATAAAAGAAGAGGAGAAATATATCTCAGTCCTCTGTCTGAATACATTAAAGTATGGAAAATGAAATGGGATGCGAAGCAATATATAAAAGATTTACCTTCAATAGAAAAAAAACTCGGGAGCCATTATCAATAA
- the proC gene encoding pyrroline-5-carboxylate reductase gives MKVHIIGGGNLGVAIAKGLSKFSQGNQITITRRNTASILYLEEQGITVSTDNTQGIQEADIVILTIKPYQVDVVLAEILPVISNKVIASAVSGLSIENLQNKIGSGNSAIRIMPNIASQFGASATCIAFHEKDKEKAENTVALFKDLGTAPIIDEKLMDAATVLAASGTAFALRYIRASMQAGIEIGFDWKTALAISAQTVKGAAEMVMEEQVHPEQLIDRVTTPQGCTIAGLNEMEMHGFSSSLIRGIKTSLKQIKG, from the coding sequence ATGAAAGTACATATTATTGGCGGAGGAAACTTAGGAGTTGCCATCGCAAAAGGATTATCTAAATTTTCGCAAGGAAATCAAATCACCATTACAAGAAGAAACACCGCCAGCATTTTATATTTGGAAGAACAGGGCATAACGGTTTCTACGGATAATACACAAGGAATTCAAGAAGCAGATATTGTGATTTTAACCATAAAACCATACCAAGTAGATGTAGTTTTGGCCGAAATTCTTCCCGTAATTTCAAATAAAGTAATCGCCTCAGCTGTAAGTGGCTTATCGATAGAAAATTTACAAAACAAGATAGGATCTGGTAATAGCGCCATCCGAATCATGCCAAATATTGCGTCCCAATTTGGTGCCTCAGCAACCTGTATTGCTTTTCATGAAAAAGACAAAGAGAAAGCCGAAAATACGGTCGCTCTTTTCAAAGATTTAGGGACAGCGCCTATAATTGATGAGAAATTAATGGATGCAGCTACAGTACTTGCCGCCTCTGGAACCGCTTTTGCCTTGCGTTACATCCGTGCATCGATGCAAGCTGGAATCGAAATAGGATTTGACTGGAAAACCGCATTGGCTATCTCAGCACAAACAGTAAAAGGAGCAGCCGAAATGGTCATGGAAGAACAAGTACATCCAGAACAATTAATCGACCGTGTAACTACGCCACAAGGCTGTACCATTGCGGGATTAAACGAAATGGAAATGCACGGATTCAGTTCGTCCTTAATACGCGGAATAAAAACTTCATTGAAACAAATCAAAGGATAA
- the mgtE gene encoding magnesium transporter yields the protein MEFKISKDLIQQIAQLIQEKNNQQLEVLLNDMHHADFAEILDEVSIEEATYIFQVLDSEKTAEILLELDDDLREKILSRLSSKEIAEELDELETNDAADIIGELSKDRKAEVISELQDIEHAKSIVDLLRYDEDTAGGIMHKELVKVNENWNVMTCVKEMRIQAENISRVHSIYVVDDDNKLKGRLSLKDLLTAPTTKTPISEFYIRKLNYVGVEMADVEVARIMDKYDLEAIPVVDELGRLVGRITIDDVIDVIKDEIEKRDTEDIQKFGGLEALELPYVQTRLFEMVKKRATWLVILFVGEMFTASAMGFFEGEIEKAVVLALFVPLIISSGGNSGSQAATLIIRAMALKELDLKDWWFVMKKEIASGFLLGSILGIVGFIRIMIWQQTGLYQYGIHWVAVAMTVSISLVFIVLWGTLSGSMIPFLLKKLRLDPATSSAPFVATLVDVTGLVIYFTIASLLLKGKLL from the coding sequence ATGGAATTTAAAATCAGTAAAGACTTAATTCAGCAAATAGCACAACTTATTCAAGAAAAAAATAACCAGCAACTGGAAGTTTTGTTGAATGATATGCATCATGCTGATTTTGCAGAAATTCTGGATGAGGTTAGCATCGAGGAAGCTACCTATATTTTCCAAGTTTTAGACAGTGAGAAAACAGCCGAAATTCTCCTTGAATTGGACGATGATTTACGAGAGAAAATATTAAGCCGATTGTCTTCGAAAGAAATTGCAGAGGAGCTCGATGAGTTAGAAACCAATGATGCGGCCGATATTATTGGAGAGCTTTCCAAGGATAGAAAAGCCGAGGTAATATCGGAACTTCAAGATATTGAACACGCCAAAAGTATTGTCGATTTATTGCGTTATGACGAGGATACAGCGGGTGGAATCATGCACAAAGAATTGGTAAAAGTCAATGAGAATTGGAACGTGATGACTTGCGTAAAAGAAATGCGAATACAGGCAGAAAATATTTCCAGAGTACATTCAATTTACGTTGTTGATGACGACAATAAGCTCAAGGGACGTTTGTCGCTGAAGGATTTGCTGACGGCGCCAACTACCAAAACGCCAATAAGCGAATTTTATATTCGAAAACTGAATTATGTAGGTGTTGAAATGGCTGATGTTGAGGTAGCCCGAATAATGGATAAATACGACCTCGAAGCTATTCCAGTTGTGGATGAATTGGGGCGTTTGGTAGGTCGCATCACGATTGATGATGTGATTGATGTCATAAAAGACGAAATAGAAAAAAGGGATACCGAAGATATTCAAAAATTTGGTGGTTTGGAAGCACTTGAATTACCCTATGTGCAAACAAGACTTTTCGAAATGGTCAAAAAACGGGCCACTTGGTTGGTAATTTTATTTGTTGGAGAAATGTTTACCGCTTCGGCAATGGGATTTTTTGAAGGAGAAATCGAAAAAGCGGTTGTTTTGGCACTGTTTGTTCCACTTATCATTTCGAGTGGGGGGAATTCTGGTTCACAAGCCGCCACTTTGATTATTCGTGCTATGGCGTTGAAAGAATTAGACCTCAAAGACTGGTGGTTTGTAATGAAAAAAGAAATTGCCTCAGGATTTTTATTGGGTTCTATATTAGGGATTGTAGGATTTATTAGAATAATGATTTGGCAACAAACGGGATTGTATCAATATGGTATTCATTGGGTTGCGGTTGCAATGACGGTTTCAATTTCATTAGTATTTATAGTTTTATGGGGAACACTTTCAGGCTCGATGATACCTTTTTTATTAAAAAAACTTAGATTAGACCCTGCAACATCTTCAGCACCATTTGTAGCAACTTTGGTAGATGTGACAGGTTTGGTTATTTATTTTACAATTGCTTCCTTATTATTAAAAGGGAAGTTATTATGA
- the rsmA gene encoding 16S rRNA (adenine(1518)-N(6)/adenine(1519)-N(6))-dimethyltransferase RsmA, protein MEKVKAKKHLGQHFLKDESIAKDIADTLNLEGYDDVLEIGPGMGVLTKYLLDKPINTYVIEIDTESVTYLDENYPKLKDKIISKDFLRYNINEVFEGKQFAIIGNFPYNISTQIVFKTLEMRDQIPEFAGMFQKEVAQRICEKKGTKAYGILSVLAQAFYDAEYLFTVDENVFIPPPKVKSGVLRLRRKADYSLPCGEKLFFTVVKTAFQQRRKTLRNSLKTLNLSDNLREDPIFDLRPEQLDVAQFIALTQKIEADGI, encoded by the coding sequence ATGGAAAAAGTAAAAGCCAAAAAACACCTCGGACAACATTTCTTGAAAGACGAAAGCATTGCTAAAGACATTGCTGATACGTTGAACCTAGAAGGGTATGATGATGTATTAGAAATAGGACCTGGAATGGGAGTGTTAACAAAATACTTGTTAGACAAGCCCATAAATACGTATGTAATCGAGATTGATACAGAATCTGTTACCTACTTAGATGAAAATTATCCAAAATTAAAAGACAAGATTATCTCAAAAGATTTCTTGAGATACAATATCAATGAAGTTTTTGAAGGCAAACAATTTGCGATTATAGGGAATTTCCCGTACAATATATCGACACAAATTGTTTTTAAAACGTTGGAAATGAGAGATCAAATTCCTGAATTTGCAGGGATGTTCCAAAAAGAAGTGGCGCAACGTATTTGTGAAAAAAAAGGAACAAAAGCCTACGGAATATTATCAGTTTTGGCGCAAGCATTTTATGATGCTGAATATTTATTTACTGTTGACGAAAATGTTTTTATTCCGCCACCCAAAGTAAAATCAGGGGTGTTGCGTTTGCGTAGAAAAGCAGATTACAGTTTGCCTTGTGGCGAAAAGTTATTTTTTACGGTAGTGAAAACCGCTTTTCAACAACGTCGTAAAACATTACGTAACAGTTTAAAAACGCTAAACTTATCCGATAATTTACGAGAAGATCCTATCTTTGATCTTCGTCCAGAACAGCTGGATGTAGCACAATTTATAGCATTGACCCAAAAAATTGAAGCCGATGGAATTTAA
- a CDS encoding DUF4286 family protein, with translation MIIYNVTTNIHESVHDQWMIWMQHKHIPEILATGKFSSARLVRVLIEEEMGGVTYSAQYTTDSKETLEKYYQEDAPGFREEGAKLFGDKMLAFRTELEVISDH, from the coding sequence ATGATAATATACAACGTTACCACAAACATACATGAAAGCGTTCACGATCAATGGATGATCTGGATGCAACACAAACACATACCTGAAATTCTGGCCACAGGGAAATTCTCTTCTGCTCGATTAGTTCGCGTTTTGATAGAGGAAGAAATGGGCGGAGTTACCTATTCGGCTCAATATACTACAGACAGCAAAGAAACATTAGAAAAATATTACCAAGAAGATGCCCCTGGATTTCGTGAAGAAGGAGCAAAATTATTTGGAGACAAAATGCTGGCTTTTAGAACAGAATTAGAAGTGATTTCGGATCATTAA
- a CDS encoding tetratricopeptide repeat protein: MKKLFLHITLFFSLVCFSQNEQLAQYYYDKGDFEKAKISYEELLESIPQNLQYFLRTVDCYQQLQQYDIAEKAIQARLDKYKQGSLLVELGYNFQLQKKEDKAKINYDLALDRIRKNPNEVYAISNSFEKKVLLDYALKSYQIASDLVPNYNFNYQKGLLYGQMGNTEMMISTFLDEALANPQNSILIQNQLARYITDDGDADFSNLLRKALILRVQKSQDLFWNRYLSWYYVQQKEFSKAFIQEKAIYKRNPESLANIVSLIQLAIEEEDEATANEMLSFVIENTKDIELLVQAHSYIIKLKIAKAQERDFPAINSQLERLLTEYEITPFTLSLQLIQAHFVAFNLKNPEKARVIIAKALELQLNDYDVAKVKMELADILLYEEKFNQALIYYSQIEMDLKNDIVAHEASLKAAKTSYFKTDFVWALKQFKELKSANTQLIANDALEYFLLINDNTVADSTQTALAAFAKGDYLLYQNRNQEAIIQFQSILQKFKGQEIEAVTLLRLGKIYEKTADYNLALSQYQAIIDHHSDGIYIDEALYFSAEIYNKKINEPEKAKPLYEKILFGHEDSIYFVEARKSFRRLRGDKNL; encoded by the coding sequence ATGAAAAAACTCTTTCTACATATCACTTTGTTTTTTTCATTAGTTTGTTTTTCTCAAAACGAGCAATTGGCACAGTATTATTATGACAAAGGTGATTTTGAAAAAGCCAAAATAAGTTACGAAGAGTTACTGGAAAGCATACCTCAAAACTTGCAGTATTTCCTGAGAACTGTAGATTGCTACCAACAGTTACAACAATACGACATTGCCGAAAAAGCAATTCAAGCTCGCCTTGATAAATACAAACAAGGGAGTCTTCTAGTAGAATTAGGATACAATTTCCAACTCCAAAAAAAAGAGGATAAAGCTAAAATTAATTACGATTTAGCCTTAGACCGAATTCGGAAAAACCCGAATGAAGTATATGCGATTTCTAATTCATTTGAGAAGAAAGTATTATTGGACTATGCCTTAAAATCATATCAAATAGCTTCTGATCTCGTTCCTAATTATAATTTTAATTATCAAAAAGGACTGCTTTATGGGCAAATGGGAAATACTGAAATGATGATTTCGACCTTTCTTGACGAAGCTTTAGCCAATCCTCAAAATTCGATATTGATACAAAATCAATTAGCACGGTACATTACTGACGATGGCGATGCTGATTTTAGTAATCTTTTGCGAAAAGCATTAATTCTTAGAGTTCAAAAAAGCCAAGACCTATTTTGGAATCGGTATTTGAGTTGGTATTACGTCCAACAAAAAGAGTTTTCAAAAGCATTTATTCAGGAAAAAGCCATTTATAAGCGCAATCCAGAATCGCTAGCTAATATTGTTAGTTTGATTCAGCTTGCCATTGAAGAAGAGGATGAAGCCACTGCCAATGAAATGTTGAGTTTTGTAATAGAAAACACTAAGGATATAGAGTTGCTCGTTCAAGCGCATTCGTATATAATAAAATTAAAAATTGCTAAAGCCCAAGAAAGAGATTTTCCTGCAATCAACTCACAATTAGAGCGTTTGTTGACAGAATATGAAATAACACCTTTTACCTTATCTTTGCAATTGATTCAGGCGCATTTTGTAGCTTTTAATTTGAAAAACCCTGAAAAAGCAAGAGTAATAATAGCAAAAGCACTGGAATTACAATTGAATGATTATGATGTTGCGAAGGTGAAAATGGAGTTGGCAGATATTTTGCTGTATGAAGAAAAATTCAACCAAGCGTTGATTTATTATTCACAGATTGAAATGGATTTAAAGAATGATATTGTGGCACACGAAGCCAGTTTGAAAGCTGCAAAAACGAGTTATTTTAAAACAGATTTCGTTTGGGCGTTGAAGCAGTTCAAAGAACTAAAATCGGCAAATACACAATTGATTGCTAATGATGCTCTGGAGTATTTTTTGTTGATTAATGACAATACTGTTGCTGATTCGACACAAACGGCATTAGCGGCATTTGCCAAAGGAGATTATTTGTTGTATCAAAATAGAAATCAGGAAGCGATTATACAGTTTCAGTCCATTTTGCAAAAATTCAAAGGACAGGAAATAGAAGCAGTAACGCTATTACGATTGGGTAAAATCTATGAAAAAACAGCCGATTATAATTTGGCTTTAAGCCAATATCAAGCAATTATTGACCATCATAGTGACGGAATTTACATAGATGAAGCACTGTATTTTTCAGCAGAAATTTATAATAAAAAAATAAACGAACCCGAAAAGGCAAAGCCATTATATGAAAAAATACTCTTTGGTCATGAAGACAGTATTTATTTTGTAGAAGCAAGAAAAAGCTTCAGAAGATTAAGAGGAGATAAAAATCTATAG